The proteins below are encoded in one region of Saccopteryx leptura isolate mSacLep1 chromosome 1, mSacLep1_pri_phased_curated, whole genome shotgun sequence:
- the GTPBP2 gene encoding GTP-binding protein 2 isoform X1, whose amino-acid sequence MDSRVSELFGGCCRPGGGPAMGGTLKSRGAGGSSGCGGPKGKKKNGRNRGSKANNPPYLPPEAEDGNIEYKLKLVNPSQYRFEHLVTQMKWRLQEGRGEAVYQIGVEDNGLLVGLAEEEMRASLKTLHRMAEKVGADITVLREREVDYDSDTPRKITEVLVRKVPDNQQFLDLRVAVLGNVDSGKSTLLGVLTQGELDNGRGRARLNLFRHLHEIQSGRTSSISFEILGFNSKGEVVNYSDSRTAEEICESSSKMITFIDLAGHHKYLHTTIFGLTSYCPDCALLLVSANTGIAGTTREHLGLALALKVPFFIVVSKVDLCAKTTVERTVRQLERVLKQPGCHKVPMVVTSEDDAVTAAQQFAQSPNVTPIFTLSSVSGESLDLLKVFLNILPPLTNSKEQEELMQQLTEFQVDEIYTVPEVGTVVGGTLSSGICREGDELVVGPTDDGCFLELRVCSIQRNRSACRVLRAGQAATLALGDFDRALLRKGMVMVSPEMNPTICSVFEAEIVLLFHATTFRRGFQVTVHVGNVRQTAVVEKIHAKDKLRTGEKAVVRFRFLKHPEYLKVGAKLLFREGVTKGIGHVTDVQAIAAGEAQANVGY is encoded by the exons ATGGACTCGCGGGTATCGGAGCTGTTCGGCGGCTGCTGCCGGCCCGGAGGGGGCCCGGCCATGGGCGGAACCCTCAAGTCTAGGGGGGCCGGGGGCAGCAGCGGCTGCGGGGGCccgaaagggaagaagaagaacgGAAGGAACAGAGGGAGCAAAGCCAACAACCCTCCGTACCTGCCCCCCGAG GCTGAAGATGGAAACATCGAATATAAA CTGAAGCTGGTGAATCCGTCCCAGTACCGCTTTGAGCACCTGGTGACCCAGATGAAGTGGCGACTACAGGAGGGCCGTGGTGAGGCAGTCTACCAGATTGGGGTGGAGGACAATGGGCTGCTGGTGGGGCTGGCTGAGGAGGAGATGCGGGCCTCCCTCAAGACCCTGCACCGGATGGCAGAGAA GGTTGGGGCAGACATCACTGTTCTCCGGGAGCGAGAAGTGGATTACGATAGCGACACGCCCCGGAAGATCACTGAGGTGCTAGTACGAAAGGTCCCTGACAACCAGCAG TTTCTGGACCTTCGTGTGGCTGTCCTGGGGAATGTGGACTCAGGGAAGTCAACCCTGCTTGGAGTCCTGACCCAAGGAGAGCTGGACAATGGGCGAGGCCGGGCGAGGCTCAACCTCTTCCGCCACCTGCATGAGATTCAGTCTGGCCGGACCTCCAGCATCAGCTTCGAGATCCTAGGCTTTAACAGCAAGGGAGAG GTGGTGAATTACAGTGACTCACGGACGGCAGAAGAGATCTGTGAGAGCAGCTCCAAGATGATCACCTTCATCGACCTGGCCGGCCACCACAAGTACCTGCATACCACCATCTTTGGCCTCACTTCTTACTGCCCTGACTGTGCCCTGCTCCTCGTCAGTGCTAACACTGGGATTG CTGGCACAACAAGGGAACATCTGggactggccctggccctgaaAGTGCCCTTCTTCATTGTGGTCAGCAAGGTGGACCTGTGTGCCAAGACCACAGTGGAGAGGACGGTACGTCAGCTAGAGCGGGTCCTCAAGCAGCCTGGCTGCCACAAAGTCCCCATGGTGGTCACCTCCGAGGACGATGCCGTCACTGCTGCCCAGCAGTTTGCCCAGTCACCCAA TGTCACCCCTATCTTCACACTGTCCAGCGTGTCAGGAGAGAGCCTGGACCTGCTCAAAGTCTTTCTCAATATCCTCCCACCGCTCACCAACAGCAAAGAGCAGGAGGAACTCATGCAGCAGCTGACAGAATTTCAG GTGGATGAAATCTACACAGTACCAGAGGTGGGCACAGTTGTTGGAGGGACACTTTCCAG TGGGATTTGCCGTGAGGGCGACGAGCTGGTGGTGGGCCCCACGGACGATGGCTGCTTCCTGGAGCTGAGAGTATGCAGCATCCAGCGCAACCGCTCTGCCTGTCGTGTGCTGCGAGCCGGTCAGGCTGCTACACTGGCCCTCGGGGACTTTGACCGTGCGCTCCTTCGCAAG GGCATGGTGATGGTGAGCCCCGAGATGAATCCCACCATCTGCTCAGTGTTCGAGGCAGAAATAGTCCTACTGTTCCATGCCACCACATTCCGGCGAGGCTTCCAGGTGACAGTGCATGTGGGCAATGTCCGGCAAACGGCAGTGGTGGAAAAGATTCATGCCAAG GACAAGCTGCGGACAGGGGAGAAGGCAGTGGTGCGTTTCCGCTTCCTGAAACACCCAGAGTACCTGAAGGTGGGCGCCAAACTGCTGTTCCGGGAGGGTGTCACCAAGGGCATCGGCCATGTCACTGATGTGCAAGCCATTGCAGCAGGAGAAGCCCAGGCCAATGTGGGCTACTAA
- the GTPBP2 gene encoding GTP-binding protein 2 isoform X2 codes for MKWRLQEGRGEAVYQIGVEDNGLLVGLAEEEMRASLKTLHRMAEKVGADITVLREREVDYDSDTPRKITEVLVRKVPDNQQFLDLRVAVLGNVDSGKSTLLGVLTQGELDNGRGRARLNLFRHLHEIQSGRTSSISFEILGFNSKGEVVNYSDSRTAEEICESSSKMITFIDLAGHHKYLHTTIFGLTSYCPDCALLLVSANTGIAGTTREHLGLALALKVPFFIVVSKVDLCAKTTVERTVRQLERVLKQPGCHKVPMVVTSEDDAVTAAQQFAQSPNVTPIFTLSSVSGESLDLLKVFLNILPPLTNSKEQEELMQQLTEFQVDEIYTVPEVGTVVGGTLSSGICREGDELVVGPTDDGCFLELRVCSIQRNRSACRVLRAGQAATLALGDFDRALLRKGMVMVSPEMNPTICSVFEAEIVLLFHATTFRRGFQVTVHVGNVRQTAVVEKIHAKDKLRTGEKAVVRFRFLKHPEYLKVGAKLLFREGVTKGIGHVTDVQAIAAGEAQANVGY; via the exons ATGAAGTGGCGACTACAGGAGGGCCGTGGTGAGGCAGTCTACCAGATTGGGGTGGAGGACAATGGGCTGCTGGTGGGGCTGGCTGAGGAGGAGATGCGGGCCTCCCTCAAGACCCTGCACCGGATGGCAGAGAA GGTTGGGGCAGACATCACTGTTCTCCGGGAGCGAGAAGTGGATTACGATAGCGACACGCCCCGGAAGATCACTGAGGTGCTAGTACGAAAGGTCCCTGACAACCAGCAG TTTCTGGACCTTCGTGTGGCTGTCCTGGGGAATGTGGACTCAGGGAAGTCAACCCTGCTTGGAGTCCTGACCCAAGGAGAGCTGGACAATGGGCGAGGCCGGGCGAGGCTCAACCTCTTCCGCCACCTGCATGAGATTCAGTCTGGCCGGACCTCCAGCATCAGCTTCGAGATCCTAGGCTTTAACAGCAAGGGAGAG GTGGTGAATTACAGTGACTCACGGACGGCAGAAGAGATCTGTGAGAGCAGCTCCAAGATGATCACCTTCATCGACCTGGCCGGCCACCACAAGTACCTGCATACCACCATCTTTGGCCTCACTTCTTACTGCCCTGACTGTGCCCTGCTCCTCGTCAGTGCTAACACTGGGATTG CTGGCACAACAAGGGAACATCTGggactggccctggccctgaaAGTGCCCTTCTTCATTGTGGTCAGCAAGGTGGACCTGTGTGCCAAGACCACAGTGGAGAGGACGGTACGTCAGCTAGAGCGGGTCCTCAAGCAGCCTGGCTGCCACAAAGTCCCCATGGTGGTCACCTCCGAGGACGATGCCGTCACTGCTGCCCAGCAGTTTGCCCAGTCACCCAA TGTCACCCCTATCTTCACACTGTCCAGCGTGTCAGGAGAGAGCCTGGACCTGCTCAAAGTCTTTCTCAATATCCTCCCACCGCTCACCAACAGCAAAGAGCAGGAGGAACTCATGCAGCAGCTGACAGAATTTCAG GTGGATGAAATCTACACAGTACCAGAGGTGGGCACAGTTGTTGGAGGGACACTTTCCAG TGGGATTTGCCGTGAGGGCGACGAGCTGGTGGTGGGCCCCACGGACGATGGCTGCTTCCTGGAGCTGAGAGTATGCAGCATCCAGCGCAACCGCTCTGCCTGTCGTGTGCTGCGAGCCGGTCAGGCTGCTACACTGGCCCTCGGGGACTTTGACCGTGCGCTCCTTCGCAAG GGCATGGTGATGGTGAGCCCCGAGATGAATCCCACCATCTGCTCAGTGTTCGAGGCAGAAATAGTCCTACTGTTCCATGCCACCACATTCCGGCGAGGCTTCCAGGTGACAGTGCATGTGGGCAATGTCCGGCAAACGGCAGTGGTGGAAAAGATTCATGCCAAG GACAAGCTGCGGACAGGGGAGAAGGCAGTGGTGCGTTTCCGCTTCCTGAAACACCCAGAGTACCTGAAGGTGGGCGCCAAACTGCTGTTCCGGGAGGGTGTCACCAAGGGCATCGGCCATGTCACTGATGTGCAAGCCATTGCAGCAGGAGAAGCCCAGGCCAATGTGGGCTACTAA